The Bacteroides acidifaciens genome includes a region encoding these proteins:
- a CDS encoding helix-turn-helix domain-containing protein translates to MEIITFESKAYKELDNKITAIADYIFNHLDENKTDEDEIWVDSYEVCTFLKISDRTLQRLRAAGMISYSDIKGHYFYKIKEVKRMLEERLIKRDKECINELITNHQKYVKERRNSKQNK, encoded by the coding sequence ATGGAGATTATAACATTTGAGTCAAAAGCCTATAAGGAACTTGACAACAAGATTACAGCCATAGCAGACTACATTTTCAATCACTTGGACGAAAACAAGACTGATGAAGATGAAATTTGGGTGGATAGTTACGAAGTCTGCACGTTCTTGAAAATCAGTGACCGTACTTTACAACGCCTACGGGCGGCAGGAATGATTTCTTACTCCGACATCAAGGGGCATTACTTCTACAAGATTAAGGAAGTAAAGCGAATGTTGGAAGAACGCTTGATTAAGCGTGATAAGGAGTGTATAAATGAACTGATAACCAATCATCAGAAATATGTTAAGGAAAGAAGAAATTCTAAGCAGAACAAATAA
- the istB gene encoding IS21-like element helper ATPase IstB, with product MTSNNKTSRTVGKNMDRIMELLSKLRFYGMLETYRNDCRTTSSDGMTNDEFLKWLLESEYDYRRNVSIERLIKSANFRYKAYMEKIDYTIKRNLDRNQLERLASLDFIRDGQNVFITGSSGTGKSYIASAIGYEACKNGIKTLYSNASKLMGQLKIAKNKGTIESEMKKIEKCQLLILDDLFLIGLDARERSILMEIIEDRHGLKSIIITSQLPVESWYDAIGDPTVADAILDRIVHTAHKIELTGDSVRKINAKKK from the coding sequence ATGACAAGTAATAATAAAACAAGCAGAACTGTCGGAAAAAATATGGACAGAATAATGGAACTACTCTCCAAGTTACGTTTTTACGGCATGCTTGAAACATATAGAAATGACTGCAGGACCACATCCTCTGATGGTATGACAAACGATGAGTTTCTTAAATGGCTTCTTGAAAGCGAATATGATTACAGACGCAATGTAAGCATTGAGAGACTGATAAAGTCTGCAAACTTCAGATATAAGGCATATATGGAAAAAATAGACTATACCATAAAACGTAACCTTGACCGTAACCAGCTTGAGAGACTTGCATCTCTTGATTTTATAAGAGACGGACAGAATGTTTTCATCACGGGAAGCTCCGGTACAGGTAAAAGCTATATAGCTTCAGCCATAGGATATGAGGCATGTAAGAATGGAATAAAGACTTTGTATTCAAATGCGTCAAAGCTTATGGGACAGCTTAAAATTGCCAAAAACAAGGGCACTATAGAATCTGAGATGAAAAAAATAGAAAAGTGTCAACTGCTGATTCTTGACGATCTGTTTCTTATAGGACTGGATGCCAGGGAAAGGTCAATCCTTATGGAAATAATAGAAGACAGACACGGATTAAAATCAATCATAATAACATCACAACTTCCTGTCGAAAGCTGGTATGATGCAATTGGTGATCCTACAGTAGCTGACGCAATCCTGGACAGAATTGTACATACAGCACACAAGATTGAACTTACCGGGGATTCTGTAAGAAAGATTAATGCTAAAAAGAAATAG